The proteins below are encoded in one region of Anguilla anguilla isolate fAngAng1 chromosome 3, fAngAng1.pri, whole genome shotgun sequence:
- the mtm1 gene encoding myotubularin isoform X2, which produces MEPLTDVPLLPGEERVIDKDLIYICPFSGAVKGKVFITNYKLFFKSTDMDPAVTLNVPLGAISRVEKMGGASSRGENSYGLDITCKDMRNLRFALKQEGHSRRDIFEILFRYAFPLSHGLPLFAFLSQEKFEENGWSLYSPMQEFRRQGLPNDKWRITFLNQQYELCDTYPTILMVPYKATEEDLRKVATFRSRCRIPVLSWIHPDNQAVITRCSQPLVGMSGKRNKDDERYLDIIRETNGTTSKLTIFDARPNVNAVANKATGGGYEGEDAYQNAELVFLDIHNIHVMRESLKKLKDIVYPNVEESHWLSSLESTHWLEHIKLVLSGAIQVADKISSGNSVVVHCSDGWDRTAQLTSLAMLMLDSFYRTLRGFQVLLEKEWVSFGHKFASRIGHGDKNHADADRSPIFVQFIDCVWQMTKQFPTAFEFNEHLLVTVLDHLYSCRFGTFLYNCESVRDANEVRTKTISLWSLINSDQLTYINPFYASESSCVLYPVASMRHLELWVTYYIRWNPRIRQQQSPVEQRYKELLALRDQYLKKLEELQLSDSTPHLPNSTTPSPASPTQRVTHLHTPF; this is translated from the exons ATGGAGCCACTCACAGATGTGCCTTTATtgccaggagaggagagagtgatag ACAAAGACCTCATCTACATATGTCCCTTCAGTGGGGCTGTGAAAGGAAAAGTATTCATCACCAACTACAAACTCTTCTTTAAGAGCACTGATATG GACCCTGCTGTTACCCTCAACGTTCCTCTGGGGGCCATCAGTCGAGTAGAGAAaatgggcggggccagcagTCGGGGAGAGAACTCCTACGGACTTGACATCACCTGCAAG GACATGAGGAATCTACGTTTCGCCCTGAAACAAGAGGGCCACAGCAGGAGGGACATCTTCGAGATCCTATTCCGATATGCCTTCCCACTCTCTCATGGCCTG CCTCTGTTCGCATTTCTGAGCCAGGAGAAGTTTGAAGAGAACGGCTGGAGTCTGTACAGCCCCATGCAGGAGTTCAGAAGGCAG GGCCTGCCCAATGACAAGTGGAGGATCACTTTCCTCAACCAGCAGTATGAGCTGTGTGACACGTATCCCACCATTCTGATGGTCCCATACAAGGCAACTGAGGAGGACCTGCGGAAAGTGGCCACCTTCCGTTCCCGCTGTCGTATCCCA GTGCTCTCGTGGATCCACCCGGACAACCAGGCAGTGATCACGCGCTGCAGCCAGCCCCTGGTGGGCATGAGTGGCAAGCGCAACAAAGACGACGAGCGCTACCTTGACATTATCCGCGAGACCAACGGAACCACAAGCAAGCTGACCATCTTCGACGCTCGGCCTAACGTCAACGCTGTGGCCAACAAG GCCACAGGTGGTGGTTATGAGGGGGAGGATGCCTACCAGAATGCTGAGCTAGTGTTCCTGGACATCCACAATATCCACGTTATGAGGGAGTCACTGAAGAAGCTGAAGGACATTGTTTACCCCAACGTAGAGGAGTCCCACTGGCTTTCTAGTCTGGAGTCCACACACTGGCTGGAGCACATCAAG CTGGTGCTATCAGGGGCGATCCAGGTTGCAGATAAGATCTCCTCAGGGAATTCGGTGGTGGTGCACTGCAGCGACGGCTGGGACCGCACGGCCCAGCTCACCTCTCTGGCCATGCTGATGCTGGACAGCTTCTACCGCACGCTGAGGGGCTTCCAGGTTCTGCTGGAGAAGGAGTGGGTCAGCTTCGGACACAAGTTCGCCTCT AGAATTGGCCATGGAGATAAAAATCACGCAGATGCAGACAGGTCTCCCATCTTTGTGCAGTTCATTGACTGCGTCTGGCAGATGACCAAACAG TTCCCCACAGCCTTCGAGTTCAATGAGCACCTCCTAGTGACCGTGCTGGACCACCTCTACAGCTGTCGGTTCGGCACCTTCCTCTACAACTGCGAGAGCGTCCGCGACGCCAAC GAGGTGAGGACAAAGACCATATCACTATGGTCCCTGATCAATAGTGACCAGCTGACCTACATCAACCCCTTCTACGCTTCTGAGTCCAGTTGTGTACTCTACCCTGTGGCCAGCATGCGCCATCTAGAGTTGTGGGTGACTTACTACATTCGGTGGAACCCTCGAATTCGACAACAG CAGAGCCCTGTGGAGCAACGGTACAAGGAGCTGCTAGCGCTGAGGGACCAGTACCTTaagaagctggaggagctaCAGCTGTCTGACTCCACCCCACACCTGCCCAACagcaccaccccctcccccgcctcccccacacAGCGGgtcacacatctgcacacacccTTCTGA
- the mtm1 gene encoding myotubularin isoform X1 gives MEPLTDVPLLPGEERVIDKDLIYICPFSGAVKGKVFITNYKLFFKSTDMDPAVTLNVPLGAISRVEKMGGASSRGENSYGLDITCKDMRNLRFALKQEGHSRRDIFEILFRYAFPLSHGLPLFAFLSQEKFEENGWSLYSPMQEFRRQGLPNDKWRITFLNQQYELCDTYPTILMVPYKATEEDLRKVATFRSRCRIPVLSWIHPDNQAVITRCSQPLVGMSGKRNKDDERYLDIIRETNGTTSKLTIFDARPNVNAVANKATGGGYEGEDAYQNAELVFLDIHNIHVMRESLKKLKDIVYPNVEESHWLSSLESTHWLEHIKLVLSGAIQVADKISSGNSVVVHCSDGWDRTAQLTSLAMLMLDSFYRTLRGFQVLLEKEWVSFGHKFASRIGHGDKNHADADRSPIFVQFIDCVWQMTKQFPTAFEFNEHLLVTVLDHLYSCRFGTFLYNCESVRDANEVRTKTISLWSLINSDQLTYINPFYASESSCVLYPVASMRHLELWVTYYIRWNPRIRQQQQSPVEQRYKELLALRDQYLKKLEELQLSDSTPHLPNSTTPSPASPTQRVTHLHTPF, from the exons ATGGAGCCACTCACAGATGTGCCTTTATtgccaggagaggagagagtgatag ACAAAGACCTCATCTACATATGTCCCTTCAGTGGGGCTGTGAAAGGAAAAGTATTCATCACCAACTACAAACTCTTCTTTAAGAGCACTGATATG GACCCTGCTGTTACCCTCAACGTTCCTCTGGGGGCCATCAGTCGAGTAGAGAAaatgggcggggccagcagTCGGGGAGAGAACTCCTACGGACTTGACATCACCTGCAAG GACATGAGGAATCTACGTTTCGCCCTGAAACAAGAGGGCCACAGCAGGAGGGACATCTTCGAGATCCTATTCCGATATGCCTTCCCACTCTCTCATGGCCTG CCTCTGTTCGCATTTCTGAGCCAGGAGAAGTTTGAAGAGAACGGCTGGAGTCTGTACAGCCCCATGCAGGAGTTCAGAAGGCAG GGCCTGCCCAATGACAAGTGGAGGATCACTTTCCTCAACCAGCAGTATGAGCTGTGTGACACGTATCCCACCATTCTGATGGTCCCATACAAGGCAACTGAGGAGGACCTGCGGAAAGTGGCCACCTTCCGTTCCCGCTGTCGTATCCCA GTGCTCTCGTGGATCCACCCGGACAACCAGGCAGTGATCACGCGCTGCAGCCAGCCCCTGGTGGGCATGAGTGGCAAGCGCAACAAAGACGACGAGCGCTACCTTGACATTATCCGCGAGACCAACGGAACCACAAGCAAGCTGACCATCTTCGACGCTCGGCCTAACGTCAACGCTGTGGCCAACAAG GCCACAGGTGGTGGTTATGAGGGGGAGGATGCCTACCAGAATGCTGAGCTAGTGTTCCTGGACATCCACAATATCCACGTTATGAGGGAGTCACTGAAGAAGCTGAAGGACATTGTTTACCCCAACGTAGAGGAGTCCCACTGGCTTTCTAGTCTGGAGTCCACACACTGGCTGGAGCACATCAAG CTGGTGCTATCAGGGGCGATCCAGGTTGCAGATAAGATCTCCTCAGGGAATTCGGTGGTGGTGCACTGCAGCGACGGCTGGGACCGCACGGCCCAGCTCACCTCTCTGGCCATGCTGATGCTGGACAGCTTCTACCGCACGCTGAGGGGCTTCCAGGTTCTGCTGGAGAAGGAGTGGGTCAGCTTCGGACACAAGTTCGCCTCT AGAATTGGCCATGGAGATAAAAATCACGCAGATGCAGACAGGTCTCCCATCTTTGTGCAGTTCATTGACTGCGTCTGGCAGATGACCAAACAG TTCCCCACAGCCTTCGAGTTCAATGAGCACCTCCTAGTGACCGTGCTGGACCACCTCTACAGCTGTCGGTTCGGCACCTTCCTCTACAACTGCGAGAGCGTCCGCGACGCCAAC GAGGTGAGGACAAAGACCATATCACTATGGTCCCTGATCAATAGTGACCAGCTGACCTACATCAACCCCTTCTACGCTTCTGAGTCCAGTTGTGTACTCTACCCTGTGGCCAGCATGCGCCATCTAGAGTTGTGGGTGACTTACTACATTCGGTGGAACCCTCGAATTCGACAACAG CAGCAGAGCCCTGTGGAGCAACGGTACAAGGAGCTGCTAGCGCTGAGGGACCAGTACCTTaagaagctggaggagctaCAGCTGTCTGACTCCACCCCACACCTGCCCAACagcaccaccccctcccccgcctcccccacacAGCGGgtcacacatctgcacacacccTTCTGA
- the mtm1 gene encoding myotubularin isoform X3, translating into MRMMEGELVVKAYKDLIYICPFSGAVKGKVFITNYKLFFKSTDMDPAVTLNVPLGAISRVEKMGGASSRGENSYGLDITCKDMRNLRFALKQEGHSRRDIFEILFRYAFPLSHGLPLFAFLSQEKFEENGWSLYSPMQEFRRQGLPNDKWRITFLNQQYELCDTYPTILMVPYKATEEDLRKVATFRSRCRIPVLSWIHPDNQAVITRCSQPLVGMSGKRNKDDERYLDIIRETNGTTSKLTIFDARPNVNAVANKATGGGYEGEDAYQNAELVFLDIHNIHVMRESLKKLKDIVYPNVEESHWLSSLESTHWLEHIKLVLSGAIQVADKISSGNSVVVHCSDGWDRTAQLTSLAMLMLDSFYRTLRGFQVLLEKEWVSFGHKFASRIGHGDKNHADADRSPIFVQFIDCVWQMTKQFPTAFEFNEHLLVTVLDHLYSCRFGTFLYNCESVRDANEVRTKTISLWSLINSDQLTYINPFYASESSCVLYPVASMRHLELWVTYYIRWNPRIRQQQQSPVEQRYKELLALRDQYLKKLEELQLSDSTPHLPNSTTPSPASPTQRVTHLHTPF; encoded by the exons ATGCGGATGATGGAAGGGGAACTCGTAGTGAAAGCAT ACAAAGACCTCATCTACATATGTCCCTTCAGTGGGGCTGTGAAAGGAAAAGTATTCATCACCAACTACAAACTCTTCTTTAAGAGCACTGATATG GACCCTGCTGTTACCCTCAACGTTCCTCTGGGGGCCATCAGTCGAGTAGAGAAaatgggcggggccagcagTCGGGGAGAGAACTCCTACGGACTTGACATCACCTGCAAG GACATGAGGAATCTACGTTTCGCCCTGAAACAAGAGGGCCACAGCAGGAGGGACATCTTCGAGATCCTATTCCGATATGCCTTCCCACTCTCTCATGGCCTG CCTCTGTTCGCATTTCTGAGCCAGGAGAAGTTTGAAGAGAACGGCTGGAGTCTGTACAGCCCCATGCAGGAGTTCAGAAGGCAG GGCCTGCCCAATGACAAGTGGAGGATCACTTTCCTCAACCAGCAGTATGAGCTGTGTGACACGTATCCCACCATTCTGATGGTCCCATACAAGGCAACTGAGGAGGACCTGCGGAAAGTGGCCACCTTCCGTTCCCGCTGTCGTATCCCA GTGCTCTCGTGGATCCACCCGGACAACCAGGCAGTGATCACGCGCTGCAGCCAGCCCCTGGTGGGCATGAGTGGCAAGCGCAACAAAGACGACGAGCGCTACCTTGACATTATCCGCGAGACCAACGGAACCACAAGCAAGCTGACCATCTTCGACGCTCGGCCTAACGTCAACGCTGTGGCCAACAAG GCCACAGGTGGTGGTTATGAGGGGGAGGATGCCTACCAGAATGCTGAGCTAGTGTTCCTGGACATCCACAATATCCACGTTATGAGGGAGTCACTGAAGAAGCTGAAGGACATTGTTTACCCCAACGTAGAGGAGTCCCACTGGCTTTCTAGTCTGGAGTCCACACACTGGCTGGAGCACATCAAG CTGGTGCTATCAGGGGCGATCCAGGTTGCAGATAAGATCTCCTCAGGGAATTCGGTGGTGGTGCACTGCAGCGACGGCTGGGACCGCACGGCCCAGCTCACCTCTCTGGCCATGCTGATGCTGGACAGCTTCTACCGCACGCTGAGGGGCTTCCAGGTTCTGCTGGAGAAGGAGTGGGTCAGCTTCGGACACAAGTTCGCCTCT AGAATTGGCCATGGAGATAAAAATCACGCAGATGCAGACAGGTCTCCCATCTTTGTGCAGTTCATTGACTGCGTCTGGCAGATGACCAAACAG TTCCCCACAGCCTTCGAGTTCAATGAGCACCTCCTAGTGACCGTGCTGGACCACCTCTACAGCTGTCGGTTCGGCACCTTCCTCTACAACTGCGAGAGCGTCCGCGACGCCAAC GAGGTGAGGACAAAGACCATATCACTATGGTCCCTGATCAATAGTGACCAGCTGACCTACATCAACCCCTTCTACGCTTCTGAGTCCAGTTGTGTACTCTACCCTGTGGCCAGCATGCGCCATCTAGAGTTGTGGGTGACTTACTACATTCGGTGGAACCCTCGAATTCGACAACAG CAGCAGAGCCCTGTGGAGCAACGGTACAAGGAGCTGCTAGCGCTGAGGGACCAGTACCTTaagaagctggaggagctaCAGCTGTCTGACTCCACCCCACACCTGCCCAACagcaccaccccctcccccgcctcccccacacAGCGGgtcacacatctgcacacacccTTCTGA